Part of the Lysobacter enzymogenes genome is shown below.
CGAAATCGATCGCGCCGCCGAGCGTGGCCGCGCCGTATTCGAGCGCGTTGGCGCCGCGGTACACCTCGATGTAGCGCGCGCTCAACGGTTCCACCGCCTGGAAGTCGAAGCCGCCGTCGGCGAGGTTCAGCGGGCTGCCGTCCTGCAGCAGTTCCAGGCCGCGGCCGTGGAAGGTGCGTTGCAGGCCCGAACCGCGGATCGACAACCGCGCCTCCTCGGCGCCGAAGCGCGGCTGCACGAACACGCCGGGCGCGTAGCCGAGCGCATCGGCGAGGGTGCCGACGCGGCCTTCGCGATAGGACTCGCCGTCGATCCACGCGGTCGCGCCGGCGCGCTGGCCGAGGCGCTCGCGCGCCTGCGCGGGCGTGGCGACCGTGCTCGGGCGCTGGCCGTGCACGCGCAGGCGGTCGAGCGTGGTCGCGTCCGGCGGAGCCTGCGGCGCTGCGTCGGCGGATGTCTGCGCGTGGGCGGCGCTGGCGAGGGCCAGCGACAGCAAGGTCGATGAAAGCGTGACGGTGCGCATGCGAAGGCCTGGCGGCAGGAAAATGCCGGCCAGCCTAGGGCCGCGGCTGCGCGCGCAGATGCGGCAAAACGCCGCGCCGACGCGCGTGGCCGCTCGCGCCGCCGCAGCGCGTCCGGGTTCCTTAGTGAGCGAGGATTCGCTGCGGGCTGGTGCGCAAGCGTCTTCGGGTCCGATGCCTTGCGCTCAAACCGCCGCGCCGCTCACGCCGCGCTTTCCGCCACCACCTCCGGCGGCACCGGCTTGATCCGCAGCGCCCACAACACCCCGGCGACCAACAACGCGATGCCGGCCAGCGTCAGCGCCGGCGGCCGTTGTCCGCGCAACACGAACGCATACGTCAGCGCGAACAGGGTTTCGAACACGATCAACTGCCCGGCCAACGCGGTCGGCAAGCGCTGGCTGGCTTCGTTCCAGCACAGCGTACCGACCCACGACGCGAGCAGGCCGATCGCGGCCATCAGCGCGATGAAGTACTCGGGGCGCGGACCGAACGGCATCGGGAACGGCGAATGCGTCGCGCCCATGTACAGCCACAGCGCGACATAACCGAACAGCGCCAGCGGCAGGGTCGCCACGCCTTGCGCGGTGGCCCAGGTGCGCGGGCTGCGGTCGGGATGCGCGCGCAGCCAATCGGCGTTGCGCAGCGGGTACCAGGTCCAGCAGATCACCGCGCCGAACGCGAGCAGGCCGCCTAGCGCGTAGCGGCTCAAGTCGGCCGGCGACTGCGCCTGCAGTTCGCGCAGCTCGGCGCGGTTGACGCAGGCGATGCCGGCGGCGATCAGCAGCAGCGACGGCGCCAGCCGCAGCCACGGCAGGCGGCCGTCGCGGCGCGCGTTGCGCAGGTTGGCGCTGATCGCGATGACGACCGGCAAGGTGCCGATGATCATCGTCGGCAGCGGGCCGCCGGCGCGCTGGATCGCGCTGGCCAGGCACAGGTAGTAGAGCAGGTTGCCGATCAGCGACAGCTTCAGCGCCTCGATCCAGTCGGCGCGGCCGAGCTGGCGCAGCGCCTTGCGGTCGAGCCACGCCAGCGGCAGCGCGATCAGGCCGAATGCGAGGTAGCGGCCGACCGATTGCAAGGCGGCCGGGTATTCGGGCAGCAGCAGCGGGCCGACGAAGACCAGGCCCCAGATCAGGCCGGCGAGCAGGGCGTAGAGGGTTCCTAGCAGCATGGCGGCAGGATGCTGGGGATGCGGCGCGGCGTCTTGTACGAGATTGCGGTTTTTGGGGCGGCGCGATCGCAGGTAGCCGGTTGCGTCGTGGGCGTGGTTTCGCGGTCGCGGCTTGCGCCGCTCCTACAGGGAGGCGGTGTGGGTTCGTATCCGACTGTAGGAGCTGCGCGAGCTGCGACTGAAGGGTGGCCGGTTGCGCCGCAAGCGCGGTGTCGCGGCGCGATCAGCCGCGAATCTGTTTCTGATAACGCGCCGGCGTCACGCCATAGCGGCGCTGGAACGCGCGGGTCAGGTGCGCCTGGT
Proteins encoded:
- a CDS encoding DMT family transporter, which encodes MLLGTLYALLAGLIWGLVFVGPLLLPEYPAALQSVGRYLAFGLIALPLAWLDRKALRQLGRADWIEALKLSLIGNLLYYLCLASAIQRAGGPLPTMIIGTLPVVIAISANLRNARRDGRLPWLRLAPSLLLIAAGIACVNRAELRELQAQSPADLSRYALGGLLAFGAVICWTWYPLRNADWLRAHPDRSPRTWATAQGVATLPLALFGYVALWLYMGATHSPFPMPFGPRPEYFIALMAAIGLLASWVGTLCWNEASQRLPTALAGQLIVFETLFALTYAFVLRGQRPPALTLAGIALLVAGVLWALRIKPVPPEVVAESAA